One Nonomuraea angiospora DNA segment encodes these proteins:
- a CDS encoding GlsB/YeaQ/YmgE family stress response membrane protein, with translation MLTILLGAVIGGAVVGGLGRLLLPGRQDIGWFATIAAGIVAAGAGTGIAYLFGFSEKTWLVIVVQLGLAVACVAAATSLLGRKSRS, from the coding sequence ATGCTCACCATCCTGCTCGGCGCCGTGATCGGCGGGGCCGTCGTCGGCGGCCTGGGCCGACTGCTCCTGCCCGGACGCCAGGACATCGGCTGGTTCGCCACCATCGCCGCGGGCATCGTCGCCGCCGGGGCCGGCACCGGGATCGCCTACCTGTTCGGCTTCAGCGAGAAGACCTGGCTGGTGATCGTCGTGCAGCTCGGCCTCGCCGTCGCCTGCGTGGCGGCCGCCACGAGCTTGCTGGG